In Pyrus communis chromosome 15, drPyrComm1.1, whole genome shotgun sequence, the genomic stretch TTATCGTTTTGAAAACCATCTTAAACATGAAAATTGTTAAATATAGATacccttatttttttatcttaagCTTTTCAGTTTCGATTGAGATGGCTCTACCCTTCGAAGTATGGGCATTATTCCATTCGTACATCTTATGTTTGGTAAACCACAATGAATTTTTACccaaaaacaataatacatAACAAATGAAAAAGTGATTTAGACGTTCATTTTAGTTGTGTCATACTCAATTTCAACCAATTATCATTACCGAAGCCTGGTTTATTGCATATATATAGTTTTCGTTCTACTATCATTGCAGTAACCGACCAAATTGGGTGATCCAAACTGTAGTAGCCGATATGGTTTGCTTTTGAGCTAAACCGAACCAGACTGACTACTTACATGctgaatttgaaaattaatgaaaCCAAACCGGACCGACCACTTATACCTTGAATTTGGTTTGGGTCAACTATAGTTTTGAGTAAAATCGATCTATATTtgtcacacaaaaaaaaaagttactgcccaagttaaaaaaaaggttaaattacataaaactattTTAACTATTGGGTCACATAGTTTCATACccctttttaaaaaatttcaatgttataccttatcttcgaatttgttgcaatgtcataccttctgTCAGTTGTTTATCAATTCCTCTTTTAAATGTTGGCGTGGCTTGAGGCGGatccactttttattaaaaactaataaaatattaattaaaaataatttacccttaaaaagaaaaaacccaaacacccatcttcCCCGACCCCATCCCCTTTCCCTGCAACCCCCGACCCCTCCCCAACCACTCCAACATCTCCCCCCACAAAACTCACCTCCTCCTTCTCTGCCGCCCACCCCTCTCCCCGAAATGTACCGACCCAGACGCCGTTGACAAAGAGGGGAGGAGACGCCGTCACTCGCTTCGATCTGCAACAACACTCAGCCAAAACACTATCTACACGAGACGAGGGTTCAATTTAAGGTAATCTTGAGGCTTACCATTGTCGAACACAACGAGAACTTTGTCATGGGAAGTCGGGTTCGAGACGGGGATCTTCAATTCGATGGCTTGGGGTTTGAAAATCACCAAGTAGAGACTTGGGTTTTGTTCCATGAGAAACATTAAGTCATGGTGGTGGTTTGACGTCGATGGGGGACGGCGGTGGAGCAGCCGTATGAGTCGTCTGGGTGCGTCGGGTTGTTGGAGGAGACGATGAAAAGTGGGGTGGATGGATGGGTGGGCGACAGAGAAGGAGGAGGTGGGTCTAGGTGGGAGATGTTGGCGTGGGTGGGGAAGGGGTCAAGGGTTGCAGGGAAGAGGTCGGGGAAGATGGATGTTTGggtttgtatttttattatttgtaaaggtaaattattattttttaatattttttaattttttaataaaaagtgagCCCGCCTCAAGTCATGTTTGCATTTATCAGTGGAATTGACAAATAGATATGAGgttgcaacaaattcgaagataagtatgacattggatttttttttttaaaaggggtATAAAACTGTGATCGGAACATTAGTGGTATATcaagtatttttatataagtagtgagaaattttatttttaaagttattctaccatttgtataataacctgCATCCGTGTTCGGATCACATAAAAAATTCTCTCGTTAAAATGGCCAGCATTGTCCGAGTGAGGGTCCTCCACGAGCAAAAGAATCCAATCCAAGAAAAATGGCAACACCaatagcagcagcagcagcagcaggaggTGATTTTCTGCTTCTCAATCCACGGCCATGGCGTTCCTTCTCATATCTCCACCAGAACGGTGCGTTTCTCTCTACTCAGGCCAAGAACAATCAACACAACCAGAAGGAGAAGCAGAAGCTCACACTCTCTTCCAAAACGACCAGGAGCCGCGTCGTTTCTTCCGCCTTGCCCTTCGACCTCTCCCCTCCTCCCATCGACCACGACCTCCTCGTAAGTtgctccccctcctcctcctagTCCTAGGTAGGATTtctgtgtttgttttgttgggAATTTGGAACAAGAACTTAGGTAAGAAGAAAAATGTTGGAAATTGCAGGACACTGTGGCAACTGCAGGAGCAAAGGTTTCTGATGATGGGATTATCGAAACTTTCGATAACGATGACCAAGCATTGGATGCGGCTGACAATGGCGTTGCAGTGCGTATTTTTCGCGTTATTTTTCTGTTCTTGCACAGTTTTTGAGTTGGATATTTGTGTTTTTgcatgcttgagaacttggtaATTGATAAAAGATGTTGAATTGCAAGATTTATAAGGTTAATTATGGATGGTTTAGCGAGTTTTCGACAATCTGAATTTGTCCTGAGAACTTTTGTTTCCGAATGCGGGTTTGTTCACAAGATTGATGTTCTCAATTTACTGTCTGCTGAATTTTCCTAtgacagaaaagaaaaggcatggtgtttgagttttttgttacatttcttgaaaaaaGCTTCTGCATTACGCTGTATTTTTGATGTGCTTTTCTCATTTAGTACGCTATCCTTTCCCGATTCTCCACTCGATATTATGTCTAACTTTGGATCAAAATGCAATTTAAGCTGGTAAATATCTGATTTTAAGGCAGCATTTTCGGATGTGCATTTATATCAATAAAATGTGTACTTGTATATCAACATAGGCTTGCCATGTAAACAGCTGCGAATTCGAACTGGATGACTTAAATCAGTGAGACTAGATGACATAAGATTGGTTCTTACCTGTGTGTAGTTTTCTTTAGGTACCGTACGCTAGTTTCTTCACAAAATTGAAGAAGAGTTTTTTATGTCTGTACTTATTAGAGCATCAATGCTAAGTTTAAACGAGGTTTAGGCGTATCGCTTAATTTTATGAAACCTTTATTCTGATTTTCTTAATTGCATATATTGCCTCAGGTCGTGGACCTCTCACATTTTGGACGGATAAGAGGTATCTTTCCTATTACTTTCCTCAAATATATTAACTGAATTGGAAACTTACCTGTTTGTATTTTTCTTGAGGCATGATATTCTGTTTCCTAATAAGGCCACTTTTCGCAAGGAATTGGAGATTGCATTACATTTGCTTCCCTACTTTGTCACCAAGCAATTGGTTGGCCTTAGGTTTCCCAATTGGATAAATGACAATCACAAGATGTCACATTGAATATGTTTTAATCACATAAGTGATTATATTATTAGAAAACTGAGAGTTACAGATGAACAAGACCATAGTCCAAAATAGAGAACCCTCGGAGTACATGATGCAAATCAGTAAAAAGGACGGTCATAACTGCAGCTATCCAAACAAACGTGACCAAGAACCAGGCAATCCAGtcagaaaaaattaaaaaaattgtttatgttGAAATTTAGAAGAAAGGATACTCACAGAAAGCATAAGGAACCGATGCCCAAAGTAAGCCAGTTTATCTTTATCCGATAGGTACTAACGTATTATTTTGGAGTAGCTTGGTCCTTGTAGGCAAACATGTTTCTCTCATGTAGAGCTGTTGAAATAGCTTGGTCCTTGCTCTAGGGCAATAGGTTGCTTGACCAGATGCCCATGCAGCGTGCCAGTTACTAAGTCAAGCTCCTTGTGTAGCTAAGTCAAGTTGAGTCGAGCCTCCGTTTATTCATTTTGGTATATCCTTGTGAGCAATGCATATACAAGAAACACTACTAAAGTGTCAGTGATGAAGGTCTTTTCTAGCACATTAGTATTCTAGGTGCTGTCTttggttattatgttttcaCCTGGTCATCCTTGGTATTCAGGTCATAGTCTTTTGCTAAATGTTAGAGACTTAAACttgttatgtatttatttttaacttcgATGAGGTGATCCAAGTATTTGGTGTTGACGGATGCTTTACTGTGTTTTTCCCTTGTGATATGAATTTGGCTGTTCATCATGAAGTTAGTGGAGAGGACCGTATCCAGTTTCTTCACAACCAAACCACTGCCAATTTTGAAAGCCTTCATCAAGGACAGGTAATATTTGGTGGGATGTAATCAGAAGTTGGTTGCATTTGTGCAGTGAACGCAAGTTTCTGTTTGATGCAACTTTTGTATTTATACAGTATACAGGCTTGAGTAATAGGATTTCTGCTTGAAATCCATAGGGATGCGACACTGTTTTTGTTACACCAACAGCCCGGACAATAGATATTGCACATGCATGGATCATGgtaatcttttttgtttttttaattgtttggtTTCCCCGAATTTTAATTAATCTTAATATTTTTGTCATCAAGGCTGttatttatatatgattttttgtgCTCCCAGAAAAATGCAGTAATGTTAGTCGTTTCACCTGTGACTTCCAGAAGTATCTCTGAAATGCTGCAAAAGTATGTGCGTCTTCTTTTAAGTTGCTAGTGTTGTTTTTGGAAATTTTATAGACGGTGTCTTGTTGCATACCACAGCACTACGAAGTTACTAATGTAACTACAATTTTTCAAAAGAAGAGAACTTTAAAAAGAAAGCTTTCAATAGAACTCACATTAGCTTTTACACTCTTAAAAATGCTCCAATTACacttggcttgaaaattttcagTTAAAATATTTCTTTCATAGATACTAGATGATTTGGAGATAGGGGGGGTGGACAATTTTCTATGCTGGTACAAGTTAGGGATGATCGGGAAGATTTTCAGTTgatatacattttattttgaataagtCCCATGTAATAAATGTCATCACTGTTCTTTGTTATCAATAGGTACATATTCTTTAATGACAAGGTAGAGATTCAAGACATCACTAAGCAAACTTGCTTCTTTGTTTTGGTCGGACCTAAAAGCAACCAAGTAAGGCCTCTTAACTCTTCTTCTATGTGGCAATATTATTTTGGCCTTTGACATTGCTTTTTAGTATCCTGAAGCTTAATGATGTTATTGGTTTTCTTTTCAACGAGAACAGCTGATGAAGGAGTTAAACCTAGGTGACCTTGTTGAACAACCATATGGCACACATCAGCATTTTAGTGTAAGCGTTAGTTCtgatttcatcattttttgGAACAACATGAGAGTTGAAAGtcaatttattcttttcaagAGAGCTTATTTAGACATCTGATTACTTTGCAGGTTGACGGGATGCCTATAACTGTGGGAGTGGGCAATGTCATTTCTGAAAaaggtttttcatttttgatgTCACCAACTACCGCTGAATCAGTATGGAAAACTATTCTGTCACAGGGTGCTATCCCGATGGGCTCTAATGCATGGGAAAAACTAAGAATTTTCCAAGGTAGGGAATTCTTGATTTAGATGTTGGTACTTTTACCCCTTTTTACATGAAAAATGCTTGGCTACAAAGTACTAGTGAGGAAGAACATCCTCCTCGCCGCTAAGCAGTCACTTCAAAGTTCAAAGTAATGCAACTCTCCACTTTCACAACATTAGTTTAAAAAGTCAACAAATTAAATGTCATCAGAGTTAGACCCACATCACCAATTCATGTAAAAATTGGTCACATCTCAACCAAACGGAGAAAGTTCTTCCTCACTCTGTCCACTAATTTCGTCAATATATATACTGATTATCATATTTTGACTATTATCTATTTTGAATACTTAGTTGCCAATTTGATTAACTTTGACAAGTTAGTGTGTACAAAGTCAcctaatatttaaatttcatcGGCAgaacatttttcattttcttgttgcTGTTTGAAACaactgaaatttgaaattcgCAGAGTTCACATCAGTAATTTCGTATACAGTGTCACAGTGGACTAAAACATGCTTTTGGTGTTAACatggaaaagaaaatttcttattttattccTCATGTTTTAATAACAAATAAAGTAATTGTTATGGAATGCTATAGCTGATTAGATGTAGAAGTATGTAATCAAAGGTTTCTTGATAATAGTAGTGAGTATAATCTTTTATAGTTCAGTTTTCTGTGATTTCCCACATGATCATTGGCCCCTGCTAACTTTTGCAGGAAGGCCAGCACCTCAGAAGGAGCTTACCAATGAATATAATGTCTTGGAGGCTGGTCTCTGGAATTCAATCTCTTTAAACAAAGGTATCATACTCTTTACTGGTATACATCttacagaaaaatgaaaaaatagctggttttttttttttttttttttttgtcgaataaAATAGCTGGTTTAATTCTATCTTTTTGCAGGGTGCTACAAAGGACAAGAGACTATAGCTAGACTCATAACATATGATGGAGTCAAGCAACGACTTTGGGGGATTCGTCTAGCAGCGCCGGCAGAGGTTGGCAGCATTCTTACAGTTGGAGGGAAAAAGGTAGTAGTTGTTTAACTCTTAATGTATTGTTAAAACATTGGGAAATAGAAGCTTCATGTCACTGGTTGCGGGCAGAAAATGAAACACAAGTTTCATGGTTGCATCATAAcagcttttgaaattttcacaGGTTGGAAAGCTGACAAGTTGCACGTCTGGAAAAAAGGAATCTGGATATATTGGTTTAGGCTATATCAAGAGACAATCTGTTTCGGAGGGAGACACCGTAATTGTTGGAGATGCCATTACTGGAACAGTGGTAGAAGTACCTTTTCTTGCTGGGCAACGCCCACCATCGAAAAGCTCAAGCTCTTGAGGTGCAATAAACCCTACATTACAAATTTGAAACCCAATTTTTATTTGTGCTTGAGTTTTGTGGTTGtttaccaaaacaaaacacaatgtGATAAGTAATAGGGAAAATGACAATCCTTTTGGCGCTCTCCATCCAAAGGGAATAAATAgcattaagtttaatttgtggtATTTTGTGCAAATGGTTGGTTACGTTTACCGTGATTGGCACTCTAATCTAGGTTGTTTTCGTTTTGAACACATTTACTTCATCTTTTGTGCCAGATTCATACaaatttgaagttttcactCTTCATGGCCATCAAACACGCCCGTTATTTATATATAGTATTCTTAATCTGTATCTAACTATATGTTAAATGCTGATTTGAATTATGTTACCTTGCCATATACATATCGATGTACTAATTGTGCGTATATGCATATAACATTTGAATTTAGTTGGCAGATTAGGGTAAAGCATGTGGAGTTTAGGATTTAGCGTGTAGAATTTCTATATGAAAGATAATTAGTTGCAAGCTTAACCGCAATATTGGAAAACATAAGCAAAGGATTAGAAAGATTGCTAAGTTTGACACAAATACATTACACACTATCTGTTGCAAAATTCTCAGAggaatttatatgtatattcatagTTCCACAAGCTTTGTACATGGCTAGATACTAGTgtaagtatttttcttttcgtCCCAATGCTGATTGGTTCCTCTGCTCGTAATTCAGAAGTGATGGAGAGATATTTGAACTGTTAATCATAAGAACAATCTTGTAGAATTTGAACTGCTTCTGCTAGGTTCTCGTCACTCAACTGTGTTGGAAAATTTACGAGACATGTGATCAGGAGGTCGCCTCTCTTTGTTGGCTCTTTAAGCTTTGGCATTCCTTGTCCTGGAATGACTTTTTCATAGCCATGATTTACTATGTCGTCTAATGAAAGTCTCATTTTGTCTCCACCTAGCAGAGGAACTGGAAATGAGCAGCCTCCCAGTGCATCTGCCAGAGGGATCTCAACAGCGATTTCCAAATCGTCGCGGCCTGATCTTTTAAACAGATTGTGCCTCTTTTCATCTATCAAGAAAACTATGTCGGCTGGGAGGTACCCTGGTTTCTCATCGCCTTTCGCTTCAAATGTAATCTTCGTTCCTTTCCTCCATCCAGGCTGCACGTTTATTTTCAGTGTTTCCTCTTCTTGGACAATAATTCTGTAGATATATCATCACACACAtcattatatacatatatatacacacagacTGCTTAATTATGTAAGAGTTTGCCAGCAACGTTAGTAACAAACCCGGCATTGTTGATTACATCTCTTGTGATCTTGATCTTTTTTACACATCCGTGACACAACTCTTCAAGTGTGAATGCCAGCTTCTTCTCGATCGGAAGAGGTTTCTTTCTTGCAGTTGTTCGAGAGAACACAATGGGGGTTGTGCTCCTCCTGCTCACGCTTCTTGATAAAGACTCCGGTTGATCTGACGTGCCTGATTTACTGGCGTTTGATGATTGAGAGGTTGGTGATGGAGAGACCGGTGATGGAGTGGCGGGTGCTGAAGTGGCGGTGGGTGATGGTAAAGGTATTTCAGTCTCAGATGGGTGCCCCCGGCTCATATTTCTTGATGTAAGGGAAGGAATGTCAATCTCTGAAGTGCTCCTTCGACCCCTATTTCTCGAAATAGAGGCAGAGATTTCGGTCTCAGAGGCATTTCGTCGACTCATAATTCTCGATAATGACGAGGATGTCGGAGAGGTGCTCCGGCTTGCACATCTTGAGAAGCTCATCGGTGTAGGTGTCTTAGATCTTCTACTCGTTGTTCTTGAAAGACTTCGGCGGGAGAGGAAGTTATCATCAACACTTCGTTCGAAACTGCCTACCGGTGTCGTGGGATAACTAATCGTAAAATTTTCGTCCTCCTGCTCCTCGGTTTCAATCGTTATGCAGATCAAGCATAAAATTACATCAGGAACAAGCTAGAAAAATTTCCAAGATCATGATACATGTAAATTTTGATACATAAATCACGGAAAACATGTTATTAAATTTAACAAAACGTAATTACGCATCGATAAATCACGTGTTAGTTGCATGATTAATGATTAGGGATTATGGTTTTGATGAGAGCATATGTTACCTTGGTGATTTCATGATTGTCTGTAAACTTGGATTCTCCGTTCTTATTGTTGGGGGCCAATTTCATAACAAAGGATTTGTATCCTTTGCAAATATTCGATATTCCGAGCATGTTGTAGAGATCCGACGTCGACGCTGAACGTGGACGATCCCCCATAAAGGGGAGGGGGAggagagaaggaggaggagggcgGAGGAGGGATGTCGATCGATCGATACCGGAAGAGGATGGCTGGGGATCCAAAGATGAAGAAGCGTTTCCTTAGGAGCTTTTGTGAGGCAAAATATTAGTGTTGTTTTTTGGGTGAGATGAGGGGAAagtgtgtttgttgttgtgACATGCATGAAGTCATGtcgtttttaattatttaattttacactaaaatgtaTCTATTTTTAGGTTGTTTCCGAGTAAACCTAACTGTTTTATGTACTTTCATCACCCTACCCTCTCTAAAGTTTAGAGACCAATCATCTATTAATATATCCTTTATCATGTgtaatatataaaatttcataGGTCTATGAACTAAGGTTTCAAAAGACGTTAGGCGATAATTCGGCGGTAAATTAGAGCCTAGTGCCTAGGATATTAGGCAGAGGTCTAATTGTTTTATATCATATGAATAAATAcctgtttatatttaaaaataaataaataattagaatacttgaattaaaaaaataaaataacatatacaTTGGAGAGAGGGGATCCTcgttggatcctctttgtgaggattccagGATCCTACAATTATAtttattcatcgtatatcatgcagctagtttttgtcaggtattgtttatattcaatcttaaattaaaaaatttacaatgatttctaattacacgaaatataataaacAAATATGATTGGAGAATCCTATGCTCCTCGGATTCGGCAGGATCCTCCTGGTACATTGGAAAGTGACATAAAACAGAGGAGGCCcgcaaacaaaaacaaagctacgtaaaacaaaacaaaatctagTGATACCGCCGCCGCAACAgtgtttaaattaaataattagtaattaattacCAAATCTAACATAAATTTAAGTCTAATCTCATTTTGTATTGGTCACGCGCCTTTTGACAGTCACGCTACCGTGACACTGACGCCTACCAAACCCAGCAGCCAGCAGAAAATAAGCAGAGGAGGTTTGACTCATCAAACCAAATCCCATCTAAGCAAGAAATTAAGCAGAGGAGGTTTGACTCATCAAACCAAATCCCATCTAAGCAAGTcacttcctttctctctctctctagaaacttttctctctctctctagaagtaTATACACAGCAGCTTATCTTTTCCAAAACAATCACAGCCCACAACCTAAAGTTTAGGAATTTATTAGAAAGTTTAGAAATTTAGAGCAGACATTGAGAAGAGATGATGAAACTTGCAtttgggttttggttgtttctctctctactttctctctcaacCTTATCTCCATCAACCGCAGCAGAAACACCAGCTCCTCCCACAACCAACGTAACAACAACGGCAACATGTCCCTTGGATCTGAGCTATGTCCTAAGAATCCCCTTCAACTCCTCCACCTGCAAAAACTTCCAACCTCCTCCCAAAACCCCACAAATGGAGTCAGAGGACCCCGCCAATACCACCTGCTGCCAAACCCTTTTGTCCGTCTACGGAATCTCCCTCGCCCAACGCCTCAAAGAAACCTCCCTCTTCAACCTCCCCAACCTCCCCACCTCCATTTCCTGCCTCCAAAACTACCAGTCCAAGctctcctccctctccctccctcccaatCTTGTCAACTACTGCTGGGACCCCCTCCAGTTTGTCATCACCCCCAACATCTGCGCCAACATTGAGTCCACCAGTGATTGGGTCTCCAAGCTCGGCAACTCCACCGTCCTCGACTCCGCCTGCCGCCCTGACCTCACCGATCAATCCTCCTGCGGGGCCTGCGTCTACGCCGGCTTTGCCACTCAGAAGATGCTGCTTGGCGTTGATGGTAACTCTTCTCACACTCGGGACTGTTGGTACTTTACTATTCTTTATGCTGCTGGTATTGTCAACGAGTTCGGCCCTGAGAGTAATGGTGCTGTGAACTGTATATTTGGGTTGTCGTTTGATTCGAATGCTTCGTCGAAAAAGAGCAATACCGCTCTTGTTTTCGGCCTCACTGGCGGTGGAGTTGCGGCGTTTGTTATGTGTAGTTTGTTGGGATTGTACTTTTGGTACGATAGGAGGTGGAAGAACAAAGGGATGGAATCCGGTTTCGACTTGGAAGAACTAGATTCTAGGACTAGAGTGAGACCGAACACTGGttcaatttggtttaaaattcaGGACCTTGAGAAGGCAACTAATAACTTTTCGCAGAAGAATTTTATCGGTCGAGGTGGGTTTGGTGTTGTTTACAAGGGTGTGTTGCAGGATGGGACTACGGTTGCTGTTAAGAAAGTTATAGATTCTGATATGCAAGGGGATGCTGAGTTTTGCAATGAGGTTGAGATTATTAGCAATTTGAAGC encodes the following:
- the LOC137717816 gene encoding uncharacterized protein; translated protein: MSFSRCASRSTSPTSSSLSRIMSRRNASETEISASISRNRGRRSTSEIDIPSLTSRNMSRGHPSETEIPLPSPTATSAPATPSPVSPSPTSQSSNASKSGTSDQPESLSRSVSRRSTTPIVFSRTTARKKPLPIEKKLAFTLEELCHGCVKKIKITRDVINNAGIIVQEEETLKINVQPGWRKGTKITFEAKGDEKPGYLPADIVFLIDEKRHNLFKRSGRDDLEIAVEIPLADALGGCSFPVPLLGGDKMRLSLDDIVNHGYEKVIPGQGMPKLKEPTKRGDLLITCLVNFPTQLSDENLAEAVQILQDCSYD
- the LOC137717815 gene encoding putative transferase At1g60990, chloroplastic, whose product is MATPIAAAAAAGGDFLLLNPRPWRSFSYLHQNGAFLSTQAKNNQHNQKEKQKLTLSSKTTRSRVVSSALPFDLSPPPIDHDLLDTVATAGAKVSDDGIIETFDNDDQALDAADNGVAVVDLSHFGRIRVSGEDRIQFLHNQTTANFESLHQGQGCDTVFVTPTARTIDIAHAWIMKNAVMLVVSPVTSRSISEMLQKYIFFNDKVEIQDITKQTCFFVLVGPKSNQLMKELNLGDLVEQPYGTHQHFSVDGMPITVGVGNVISEKGFSFLMSPTTAESVWKTILSQGAIPMGSNAWEKLRIFQGRPAPQKELTNEYNVLEAGLWNSISLNKGCYKGQETIARLITYDGVKQRLWGIRLAAPAEVGSILTVGGKKVGKLTSCTSGKKESGYIGLGYIKRQSVSEGDTVIVGDAITGTVVEVPFLAGQRPPSKSSSS
- the LOC137718422 gene encoding probable receptor-like protein kinase At1g11050 yields the protein MMKLAFGFWLFLSLLSLSTLSPSTAAETPAPPTTNVTTTATCPLDLSYVLRIPFNSSTCKNFQPPPKTPQMESEDPANTTCCQTLLSVYGISLAQRLKETSLFNLPNLPTSISCLQNYQSKLSSLSLPPNLVNYCWDPLQFVITPNICANIESTSDWVSKLGNSTVLDSACRPDLTDQSSCGACVYAGFATQKMLLGVDGNSSHTRDCWYFTILYAAGIVNEFGPESNGAVNCIFGLSFDSNASSKKSNTALVFGLTGGGVAAFVMCSLLGLYFWYDRRWKNKGMESGFDLEELDSRTRVRPNTGSIWFKIQDLEKATNNFSQKNFIGRGGFGVVYKGVLQDGTTVAVKKVIDSDMQGDAEFCNEVEIISNLKHRNLVPLRGCCVVEGEDNYEEQGSHRYLVYDYMPNGNLDDHLFTSQPSNPSGTERRPLTWPQRKSIILDVAKGLAYLHYGVKPAIYHRDIKATNILLDADMKARVADFGLAKQSMEGQSHLTTRVAGTHGYLAPEYALYGQLTEKSDVYSFGVVILEIMCGRKALDLSLGSPRAFLITDWAWSLVKSGKAEQALDFSLVKDGDNANSNPKSIMERYLLVGILCAHVMVALRPTILDALKMLEGDIEVPRIPDRPMPFGHPSSYGNGNSSTFSISPALSGPKLQSGDMLRFNRE